CTGGAGCCGCACGATGACGAGGCTCATCCACTCTCTTCCCCACCATCAAAGCACTAGCCAACTGCCAAGCTCTTCTCCACATCCACATCCACGTCCAGGAGCCTTCCcaggctgcccctcccccacctaccAGACTAGCAGCAGCCAAGAGTCATGAGTCCAAATCTCAGTCTCAGATCCAAGGACAATCAACTTCAGGGTTTAGAGGTCCCTTTTGGTTCAAACTTCTATTTGTTGTAGTTAGTGCCCTTCCAGGGTCAAAAGTTCAAGGACTTaaggagaaaattttaaactcGCCGTCTTGTGAAGCCATGAGATCTCCTACTGACAGGCCTACTAAGTAACAGGCATTTCCTGGGTGGTATATACCCAGTACTGTCCCTCCTTATAAGAAACCTACAAAGGAAGCATCATCACGCTCTTCTTATAGGTGAAGACAAACAGCTTAACTGGGCTGCCAGCCACAGATGCCCAGGTAACAAGCGTGGGCTCCACGATTTGCACTCGGGTCTGTCTGACTGCAGTGTCTCTACAGAAGCGTGCATTTCCACAGGGAGAGCCAGGAACAAGGAGAAAAAGCTCTCAGGACAAGAAAGGTCACCTGCAGCTCCCCGGTGCCTGGGACCTGAGCGCTTCTCCAAGGCCACCTTAAGTGATGCCATCAAAGCGGAGCATCTGAAGGTCATCCAGTGCCGCCGATCTCCAGGATGAGATGAGGCACCAGGGCcaatctggaatcaagaattCTGAGGCTCCGAAGCTCCAGCCCTGATTGGACGTGCCAGGCCAGACCCTGGGTAATCACCAAGCCGTAATGGGATCTGATGTTTATATTAGTCACGAGCCTGACAGAGAAAACGTGTTGTTTTCTCAGACACAGCCATGAAGACAATACCTCCATAATTCATTACGTGCAGACCAGACTTGATCGAACACAAACTTCTCCGAGGAGGATGGCTTGCACAGAGAAAAGGATGAGTCTATGCCTGGCCACGCGAGGCCCCTCCCAGCAAACCACACCACCGTAGGAaactggcctcagtttccccaggcaTTTAAAGCAAAGCAGCCTGCGGGCTGGAGGAAGAGCAGAAGGTGGAAATAAAGACACACAAGCACTCTGAAGCTGGAGAATTACAAAATGTGTCCTGAGCTAGACACTTTACCCATAGATCGCCAACTCCTTCTACTATCCTCCACTGGGTCCCAGGGCAGGAAGGGGCAGTAGCACTCACAGAATTCAACCCCATATTTCACACAGCAGGAAAGAGACCAGAGAGACTAAAACCACGCCTTCAAGGTCACACCCTTATTGAGGCTGCCAGAGCAGCTCCTTGTTCACTACAGTCTGCGGCTGGCTTCAACCTGGAAACGTCACAGCCAAGTGAATGGAGGGCTCTGATGAAACCCATCAGAGAAAAAGACCATGAGGTGAAAAAATACAGCAAAGACTATAATACCGGAATGACTGTGCCCAAGTTCCAAACAGCGAGAAAACGggattcttttttgtcttttgttcccTAAAGAAGCCCACGTGCCATTCTTTTCAGAACAGTGAAGTCATTCACAATTTGAGATTCAGAGGTCAGAGGGACTAAGGATGAGATGCCTCTTGATGTACACCCAGTTTCAGGCTCCTTTGATCGAAAAGGATGGTATATTCCCAGAGGCCAAATGCTGTAATTCCAGAGCTCCAGCTGAAGCTTATTCCCCTAGAGTTTCAGATGTGAAAAAGACCCTAGCTCCAGGTCAGACCACCTTGGGGCTAAATCAGGATGAGAGTGAACATATCTGAGGGCTGGTAGAATAGTAAGGAAAAGCAGCCTTGGTTTGCTTGGGAAACCCAGCACTAAAATAATTATTCCAAAGTGAAGCCAAATGCATTCTTCTGAACGGCATCTTGACAACTACTAAATACTTggaaagcaaaaagaatgaaggacaaaaaaaaaagaaaaaacagagagagactgcAGTAAAAATACAGACCTCAAGGGTAGAAAGAAAAGTTTATAAAAGGCCCAAGTAACTACTATTGGGCAAAATGAGATGGCTACACACACTTGTTTAATTGAGCAAATCAAGGGGCAGTGATCCTaggcatgtttttaaaaaggactcTGAAGACACAAAAAGTAACCCTATCTCATTCCATACTGGCCTCACATCTTCCCAACCAACTGCAAGCATCTCTCGTTCCAGGCTGATTCTTTGTAGACACTTCCGGTTATGTCAACTTGGCATGTACTGGAGCTTCAAAATATAGCTTGATATAAGGGGgttgttctttttaaatgattgttGCCAAAAAACGATTTTCTTGAGAAAACTTACAGAAGTTATGCTTGGTCATCATTTAGGAAAGAGACTCTACGTGAAATATCCAATCCGCATGTCACCACAGGCACTGCCATAGCACTGATGAACCTCCTACAGTAAAAAGACTTCAGAAGCTGCGTTTAAAACCCCAGGATCACAAAAACACTGAAACTTATTTTCACTCACTGAAAGAAAAGTTCTCAGTATGATCAAGCCTGCCCAGTTCCTGAAAGATAAGAGGTCATTTAAATTCACTAAAATCAGTCTAGAAAACATTTGAGATTTGTACGACTCTtttctccccgccccgccccccaagGGTAGTCACAGAATCTCCGTAAAGGAAAAACATTCCCAGACTGAAGACtgctggggaggcagaggagagggaaTGTGTGAATAAGAAGACTCTATGAATAAGcgtgggtttcctaggtggctcaggggtaaagactctgcctgcaatgcaggagatgcgggttctatccctggatccggaagatcccctggagaaggaaatggcaacccactccagtattcttgcctaggaaatcccatggacagaggagtctggtgggctacaatccatggggtcaccggaagagagtccaacacaacttaccaactaaacaacaaggacaACATGAACAGGCGCCCAGTCAGGAGGGCTGGGCAAGGGGCCAGGTCTAGGGGGGTCCCAGGGTTAGGATCCTGTGTAACCTGCTGGCTTCTCTGGAATGTGGGAGGTCTTCCACCCTGACAAGTAAGGAGAAACCGCTATGGCCAAGAAGGTATCTCCAGAGAAAACTGGCTGGCTAACATCTGGAGGTCTCAGAGAAGTAGGAGGAAGGATCGGatgatggcttttatttttctcccttatttCCAACACATCAGTATTTTCCAAAACACAAATGTGCTGCCACAAAACACAGCTGAGCCCCAGTACCCGACAGGATGTATAATTAATGATCAGGAGAGAAAGCCAGAGCTTCCTTTCACCCTCGTGTGTCATACATAGCCCCTGTCTTACCTACTCCCTCTCAGAAGCAATTAAGGAGGCTGCTACAAGTTGCCGTGCCCTGTGGAAGTTTGAGGGGTCCTCGGACTAACTTTATTAGAAAAGACGTGAGATCTGCTTCTACCATGCACGGTTCGCTGTCCCTCTCTGATCCCCCCTCCCTCTGAACACGCTAGCACTGGTTAGACCCCTAGATTAAAAAGTGATCTAAACAGAAAGCAGCCCGGCcactcttttttttccagttctttctttttttatcctgCAGTTTTCTATGAAAAGCTGTCCCCCGCACCTTCAGCCagtgcgggggagggggggggggcggtggagaGAGGACATCTCTAGGGACACGACGCGACAGACCAGGCAGTCAGCCTAGCAACCGCGCATAAGGTGTAGTGAGCCCGGGTGCTGGTGGGCGTCTCTGCGCCAGGAATAGCCAACATCCAGCCACCTCAACAACGTCGGGGAGGAGGCTCGCGTGAGCACCGCGGCCTTGGCCGGCTCTCGGTGGTCCACCCCCAGCTCCAGCGCCACGCTGTCGGTGGCATTTTCGCGGACCTAAAGGCGGTGGCCTGGGGGCGAGAACACAGATGCCGAAGAACTTGGAGAGAGAGTCAGTTCCAGGATAATATCTAAGAGTCACAGAGGGAGGGGATGTCAGGCTTGCCACCTCGCTACATTCCTAAAGCGGCAGCCTCCGCGGATTGTCTCTAAAAGTGGGATGCTACTCCCCAACTTTCTCTCGCCCCTCCAGGTGCCCCACGCCCTCTGGTCATGTTCCTCCCTTGGGATTCCCTAGTTCCAAAAGATGTCCTCCCTGCCTATaggattttccttttctgattccACGGACTCACCTCCCCAACAGGTTTCTAAAGTGCGAGTTGACGTGCTCCCCCTCGCCCACCACAAGGAGCCCAGCCCGGGCAGGTGAGCCGCGCGGAAAGCTCACCCGTGGCCCCCAGCTTGTTCGGTGCCCGCCCGGTCGGCTCTCCCTAACTCCGCACCACGGGCCCCCGAGCGGCGCGCGTACCCCGTCTCGGCCCCAGCCGCTGCCGCAAACAACCCTATAATAAATTAAAAGGTCGGGATGGGGCGTCCGCGTTCCGGAGCGCATCCGCTGGGGGCAATTCCTCACCCTCGGTGCGCCGGCCGCTGCCCCAATTGGCGGGCGCCGGGAGAGCGGAGGGAAGGGAAGACGGCGAGGGGCAGGCAGGCAAGGATGGAGGGAGGCACGGCGCGCTGAGGAGCAAGGAGGTGGGCTGCAGGGGACGCCGAGAAGCGGCGGGGCTGGCGCAGGGAGGAGGCGCCCGGGGCGCGCGTTACCTTCGTTTTGCCCCCGCAGTGGCAGCAAACGGTCCACAGGTACTTGAGCGTCCTCCAGAGCAAGATGATGAAGAGGCCGCCGAAGAAAGTCACCATGGAGGAGGCCAGGAAAGCCCACCACATGCGTTGGCCCCGGCTGTCGCACGGCACCTCCATGGTCACCGGGATGATGAGCGCATCCATCTTGGGCTCGTGGACCGAGGACgacgaggaagaggaggaggaggaagaagaggaggaggaggacgcgTCTAGGCTGAGATGGTTCGCGTGGATATTGCTGCTCATTCTAAGACTGctgcctccgccgccgccgccgccgccgccgccaccattTGCCATAGCTAGCAACGGGCAGCCGGCGCAGGGGCTCGGGGGAGCTCCTCCCGCCGCCGGCACCACCCCGAACACCCATCAACAGCcatattgctgctactgctgccgcCGCGGAGCGCGAGAAGGGGGCGGGGAGGCGCCTGGGCTCGGGGCGCTGTGCGCGACCTGGCGGGGTGCGCGGAGATATATACAGcgggccgccgccgcccgccctcCCTCCCCCCGGCCGCCCGCCCGTCCGGGGGGGAGGGGGACGGAGCGCGCGGGCAGATCCCCTCCCAGGCCCGCGCCCCGCTCGTCCCGGGCTGCGCCGGCCCCAAGCGCCGAGAGCGAGGGGGCGCCGCGGGCCGCCGGCGCCCGGGGTCTGCGCCGCCCCCGGGCCCGCCCCGGCTCTGCGCGCCGGCCCGGGTGCCCTCGGCTCCGCGCCGCGCCGCCCGCCGTGCGCCACGCGTGTGCGCAGCGCTCCGGCCCGGGACCCCTCCCCGCACGCCGCTCGGGCAGCTAGCCCGCGGCTCTGGGCTTATTAGGCGGCAACTCGTTAATAACGTCTCATCAGCCCCCTCCCGGGCACCCGCGCGCCAGCCCCTCCTCTCCCGGCTGCGCTCGGCTCTCGCTCTCCGCTCGGGTGTGCGTCGGGCCGCGGCAGGTTCACCGCGCCTGGCCCGCCGCCGATGCCGCTAGCCCATGCTCCCGGGATCCCCGAGCCGCGTCGCCACGCCACTGAGCCTCCTCGGCCTTCGTTCGATCTTCCTCCCCGCTTGCTCAGGCTCCTCCTCGTCCCCGTCCTCGCCTCCCGAGCCTCTTCTGCGCGCTCCCCGCAGCCGCCAGCAACAGCAGCTGCAGCAACTGGAGCCGGCGCGGGCTCAGGCCGCCCGAGGCGGGAGGGGAGGAGGCTCGCCACGCTGGCTTGCCTCAGCTCCGGGCTGGGCAGGGGGCCGGCAGACCCCTTGGCGGCGGCCTGGCACGCACCCCTGAGTCCCAGTGCGAAGGGTACAGAGCCCCAAACCCAGGCGCAGGACCCGACACCTCTCTCCAAGGTGCTGCGCCCCCAGCCGAGCGCCCTGGCGCGCCCGAGGAGGACCGTCGGGCGCCCGTGGCAGGCCAATTTCCCCAAAGCAGACCccggtggggaggggagaagtaaCCAGCTGTTGATTGCACAGGCCGGAAGCCCCAAGATTCTCGGGCTTCGGGAGTGAGGAGGACCCTTCTCCAGGATACACACCGTCGATCGACCCCTATCCATCCCTACAGGCTCTTCCCTGTCGCCCTCCTAGGTGCCCCAATCCCCCGTGCCGGGCCTGGCGGTGGTCTGTGCCCTTTGATAGCAGCAGAcggtagtttttgtttgtttgtttgtttgttgcctTTTCTTATTAAGCGACAGAGGCCTAAGAAAGTAGCCAGAGATGGGCCTGGGAGACCTGGTCTCAGGGACAGTGCCAGCTCCTGGAGACAACAGAGTTCCCTAAAGTCACTCTGTGTTTATCCAGCCTCAGCCTCCATCGTGTGAGGAGCGCAGCTCAGGTTCAGTTCAAGGCCACCTCTCCCCACTTAGGatcttcccttctccccacttAGAGATGAAGAAGGCATCCGGGTTTGTTCAACAGCCTCTGTGCCTTACCACCAGGGGAATCCTCCTCTGATGCTCCCTCTGGACACTGCCCTTCCTCCTGCTACTAGCTGGACCACAGGTTTTTCCAGCGCTAATTAAAAGTGAGATGATCACACTCTCCCCTCATTGCCCACAGTGGTTTCCCCAAAGTTTCCAGCTCATTAGTTTAAGCTTAATTGGAATTCTCAGGTTCCTTTCAGCCCTTCCTGTCGTGAAGGCCAAGTTAGCATCCTTCACAGTATAGGCCTGTGCTGTTTCAATCAGAGCTCAGCCCCTCCCCTTGCCCTTGGAGGCCCTAGGATGCAGGGCTGGGGCAAGAGAGGGCAAGCTGGGCAGCGAGGTTCAAGGGAGTGTTTGAAGCTTCCTTCCCTGCTCTATTCAGAACACACTTATTGGGCTTGGGACCCACATCCATTAGAAAAGTTCTCTGTGTTCAGAAACCACTCTGAACACATTCCTGTTGCACCAGTCCTGTGCATGCAGAGGCCCTGGGTCCTTTCCAGCACTGGGTTGAGGGCGTCAGCCCCAGAAATGCTGTGGGGATGTGCAGGAAGGTGGTCACAGCCCAGAGGGTCCTTGATTTATTGGgtttggaaaaacccaaacgaactttttggccaacccagtattagCCTTCTAAGTGGCTATACTTTGCTGCCTCTGGGTCTCAGCGTACCAGTAAAGTTAAGGACTTTCCTCAAATT
The Bos indicus isolate NIAB-ARS_2022 breed Sahiwal x Tharparkar chromosome 28, NIAB-ARS_B.indTharparkar_mat_pri_1.0, whole genome shotgun sequence genome window above contains:
- the LOC139180380 gene encoding uncharacterized protein, which encodes MEPRASCPSGVRGGVPGRSAAHTRGARRAARRGAEGTRAGAQSRGGPGGGADPGRRRPAAPPRSRRLGPAQPGTSGARAWEGICPRAPSPSPPDGRAAGGREGGRRRPAVYISAHPARSRTAPRAQAPPRPLLALRGGSSSSNMAVDGCSGWCRRREELPRAPAPAARC
- the KCNMA1 gene encoding calcium-activated potassium channel subunit alpha-1 isoform X13, with amino-acid sequence MANGGGGGGGGGGGSSLRMSSNIHANHLSLDASSSSSSSSSSSSSSSSVHEPKMDALIIPVTMEVPCDSRGQRMWWAFLASSMVTFFGGLFIILLWRTLKYLWTVCCHCGGKTKLLNVNPKGTDLQGLL